The following coding sequences are from one Humulus lupulus chromosome X, drHumLupu1.1, whole genome shotgun sequence window:
- the LOC133804611 gene encoding DIS3-like exonuclease 2 isoform X1: MRSTAEQVVVEKIEDGEKEKKKKRRSGRRSKQSPSPSVALGNSANQLSSEALEHMGNGKESNHVTTSLRQHKLETRPLDEHGFSNASNVAFNSMPPMHINGQANLEDMQSAQNRISHPSDPCGKMFSKSCFEPVICEGSCKGFPSQHLMEGYAQKKFFSPHWSLEAVNDALEKGDVFKALFRVNAHNRLEAYCRIEGVPTDVLVSGIAAQNRAVEGDIVAIKVDLLSLWTKMKGSMASCNNSVMVEDKNLPSECNNMAGDTCKGKAKINVDSDNTYPGSCLLPEMELNSERVTSLEEPNQSETFGPSTYDRDDGCRSSALGSSHVGSSSELNHARNAIEKMCAVISLYPSKRPTGKVLAVIERSHLRDTVIGFLNVKQWISRQEILRKDAKKNRSSLAFTDKEYIQLTPTDPKFPKMNVLVQSLPECLKERLENSDMNIEKELVAARIDIWGEESLLPLACILHTFGRGGELESQLSAILFENAICSSKFSPQSLACLPHLPWEVPLEEFQSRRDLRNLCIFTIDPSTATDLDDALSIERLPNGILRVGIHIADVSYFVLADTELDKEAQLRSTSVYMLKKKIPMLPPLLSENLGSLHAGVDRLAFSIFLDINLAGDVVDRWIGRTVINSCCKLSYEHAQEIIDGSMDTGSFIFSGNSSPQLHGYFEWLDVINSIKDLHELSKKLRERRYGSGALGLESSKVVFLFDEYGNPDDCMLSGRKASNFLVEEFMLMANMTAAEVISRAFPDGALLRRHPEPNMRKLKEFEAFCCRHGLELDTSSGQFNLSLQRIREKLKDDSTLFEILMNYASRPMQLATYFCTGEFKDNENDWGHYALAVPLYTHFTSPLRRYPDIIVHRTLAAVIDAEELYLKHQRTLNKLQEGQAVMRKCFTGINFEKDTAESWDVREALSAAALKHRVPGLEILAKVAAYCNDRNRASRHVNDACDKLYMWALLKNKQILLSEARVLGLGPRFMSIYVQKLGIERRIHYDEVEGLMVEWLEATSSLVLNLHPNRRSVRRGSPGRWRPLEDVALIVSPCNLNSDITRSFNQHADSSAGNSVNVSNSGSSEVEIDPSFFPLTAHMLSTIPVALHAIGGDNGPLDIGVRLYMSSYFW; the protein is encoded by the exons TAGCACTGGGTAACTCAGCAAATCAATTGTCTAGTGAAGCATTAGAGCACATGGGCAATGGTAAAGAAAGTAATCATGTGACCACATCCCTGAGGCAACATAAATTGGAAACACGTCCTCTGGATGAACATGGATTTTCCAATGCATCTAATGTTGCTTTTAATTCCATGCCTCCGATGCATATTAATGGACAAGCCAATTTAGAGGATATGCAAAGTGCACAAAATCGGATTTCACACCCATCTGATCCTTGTGGGAAAATGTTTTCAAAATCATGTTTCGAGCCCGTGATTTGTGAAGGGTCATGCAAGGGCTTTCCTTCTCAACATCTGATGGAGGGTTATGCCCAAAAGAAGTTTTTTTCTCCGCACTGGTCTTTAGAGGCTGTTAACGATGCTTTAGAG AAAGGAGATGTTTTTAAAGCTTTATTTCGTGTCAATGCACACAACAGACTTGAG GCTTATTGCAGAATTGAGGGAGTACCAACAGATGTACTTGTTAGTGGAATTGCTGCCCAGAATAGAGCT GTGGAAGGTGATATTGTAGCAATCAAGGTTGATCTTTTGTCATTATGGACAAAAATGAAAGGCTCAATGGCTAGTTGTAACAATTCTGTAATGGTAGAGGATAAGAACTTGCCATCAGAATGTAATAATATGGCTGGTGACACTTGCAAAGGTAAAGCGAAGATAAATGTGGATTCTGATAATACATATCCTGGTAGCTGTCTGCTCCCTGAGATGGAGCTGAACTCTGAAAGAGTTACTTCTCTAGAGGAACCTAATCAGTCAGAGACATTTGGACCATCCACTTATGATCGTGATGATGGATGTCGCTCCTCCGCATTAGGTTCTTCACATGTGGGTTCCTCCAGTGAACTGAATCATGCTAGAAATGCAATAGAAAAGATGTGTGCTGTAATTAGTTTATACCCTTCAAAACGGCCAACAGGCAAGGTTTTAGCTGTTATTGAGAGGTCTCATCTTCGGGATACTGTCATTGGTTTTCTTAATGTTAAGCAATGGATCTCACGCCAGGAAATTCTCAGGAAAGATGCTAAGAAGAACAGAAGTTCATTAGCATTTACTGACAAAGAGTATATCCAATTGACACCAACTGATCCCAAATTTCCAAAAATGAATGTTCTTGTGCAATCCTTACCTGAATGCTTAAAAGAAAGGTTGGAGAATAGTGACATGAATATTGAAAAGGAGTTGGTTGCTGCAAGAATTGACATTTGGGGTGAAGAAAGCCTTTTACCTCTGGCCTGCATTTTGCATACTTTTGGGCGAGGTGGTGAATTGGAGTCTCAACTTAGTGCTATTTTATTTGAAAATGCTATTTGTTCATCCAAATTTTCTCCTCAATCACTCGCATGTCTTCCACATCTTCCTTGGGAGGTGCCACTTGAAGAATTTCAAAGTAGAAGGGATCTTAGAAATTTGTGCATATTCACTATTGACCCTTCCACCGCCACTGACTTGGATGATGCTCTGTCAATCGAAAGATTACCCAATGGCATTTTAAGAGTAGGCATCCACATTGCTGATGTGTCATATTTTGTCTTAGCTGACACAGAATTAGATAAAGAAGCTCAACTCCGTTCAACCAGTgtttatatgttaaaaaaaaagaTACCCATGCTTCCTCCTTTGCTTTCAGAGAATTTAGGTTCCCTTCACGCAGGTGTAGATAGACTTGCATTTTCTATTTTCTTGGACATCAACTTGGCTGGGGATGTTGTAGATCGGTGGATTGGTCGGACAGTGATAAATTCATGTTGCAAACTTTCCTATGAACATGCACAGGAAATTATTGATGGGTCGATGGATACTGGGAGTTTTATTTTTTCAGGAAATAGTTCCCCTCAGTTGCATGGCTATTTTGAATGGCTTGATGTAATTAACTCCATCAAAGACCTTCATGAACTTTCAAAAAAATTGAGGGAAAGGAGGTACGGCAGTGGGGCTCTAGGCCTAGAAAGCTCCAAAGTTGTTTTCCTATTTGATgaatatggaaatccggatgatTGTATGTTGTCTGGACGGAAGGCTTCTAACTTTCTTGTTGAAGAGTTCATGCTTATGGCAAATATGACTGCTGCTGAAGTTATTTCTAGGGCCTTTCCTGATGGTGCGCTACTGAGGAGGCATCCTGAACCTAACATGCGGAAACTCAAAGAGTTTGAAGCATTTTGCTGCAGACATGGTTTAGAGTTGGATACTTCTTCTGGCCAGTTCAATCTGTCATTGCAGAGGATCAGGGAAAAACTCAAGGATGATTCGACTCTCTTTGAAATTCTTATGAACTATGCTTCTAGACCAATGCAACTGGCAACTTATTTTTGTACTGGGGAGTTTAAAGACAATGAAAATGATTGGGGGCATTATGCTCTGGCTGTTCCCCTTTATACTCATTTTACTTCTCCTCTACGTCGGTATCCTGATATTATTGTTCATCGGACACTTGCTGCAGTTATAGATGCTGAAGAGTTGTACCTGAAACATCAAAGAACATTGAATAAACTTCAGGAGGGGCAGGCAGTGATGAGAAAGTGTTTCACCGGTATCAATTTTGAAAAAGACACTGCCGAATCCTGGGATGTTAGGGAAGCATTGTCTGCAGCAGCACTAAAGCATAGGGTTCCAGGCTTGGAAATACTGGCTAAAGTTGCTGCGTACTGCAATGATAGAAATCGGGCTAGTAGACATGTTAACGATGCCTGTGATAAGCTGTATATGTGGGCTCTGCTGAAGAATAAACAG ATATTATTATCAGAAGCTAGAGTTTTGGGTTTGGGACCTAGATTCATGTCCATATACGTTCAGAAGTTGGGT ATTGAACGTCGAATACATTATGATGAAGTTGAAGGCTTGATGGTTGAGTGGCTTGAAGCTACATCCTCGTTGGTGCTTAATTTACATCCTAACAGACGGTCCGTCCGGAGAGGCAGCCCTGGTAGGTGGAGGCCACTTGAAGATGTCGCATTGATTGTTAGTCCATGTAACCTGAATTCTGACATTACAAGGAGTTTTAACCAGCATGCTGACTCATCTGCTGGGAATTCAGTTAACGTATCAAACTCAGGCTCTTCAGAAGTTGAAATCGACCCTTCCTTTTTCCCCCTTACAGCTCATATGCTTTCAACAATCCCTGTAGCACTTCATGCTATTGGTGGGGACAATGGACCCCTTGATATTGGGGTGAGGCTGTACATGAGTTCATATTTCTGGTGA
- the LOC133804611 gene encoding DIS3-like exonuclease 2 isoform X2 → MRSTAEQVVVEKIEDGEKEKKKKRRSGRRSKQSPSPSALGNSANQLSSEALEHMGNGKESNHVTTSLRQHKLETRPLDEHGFSNASNVAFNSMPPMHINGQANLEDMQSAQNRISHPSDPCGKMFSKSCFEPVICEGSCKGFPSQHLMEGYAQKKFFSPHWSLEAVNDALEKGDVFKALFRVNAHNRLEAYCRIEGVPTDVLVSGIAAQNRAVEGDIVAIKVDLLSLWTKMKGSMASCNNSVMVEDKNLPSECNNMAGDTCKGKAKINVDSDNTYPGSCLLPEMELNSERVTSLEEPNQSETFGPSTYDRDDGCRSSALGSSHVGSSSELNHARNAIEKMCAVISLYPSKRPTGKVLAVIERSHLRDTVIGFLNVKQWISRQEILRKDAKKNRSSLAFTDKEYIQLTPTDPKFPKMNVLVQSLPECLKERLENSDMNIEKELVAARIDIWGEESLLPLACILHTFGRGGELESQLSAILFENAICSSKFSPQSLACLPHLPWEVPLEEFQSRRDLRNLCIFTIDPSTATDLDDALSIERLPNGILRVGIHIADVSYFVLADTELDKEAQLRSTSVYMLKKKIPMLPPLLSENLGSLHAGVDRLAFSIFLDINLAGDVVDRWIGRTVINSCCKLSYEHAQEIIDGSMDTGSFIFSGNSSPQLHGYFEWLDVINSIKDLHELSKKLRERRYGSGALGLESSKVVFLFDEYGNPDDCMLSGRKASNFLVEEFMLMANMTAAEVISRAFPDGALLRRHPEPNMRKLKEFEAFCCRHGLELDTSSGQFNLSLQRIREKLKDDSTLFEILMNYASRPMQLATYFCTGEFKDNENDWGHYALAVPLYTHFTSPLRRYPDIIVHRTLAAVIDAEELYLKHQRTLNKLQEGQAVMRKCFTGINFEKDTAESWDVREALSAAALKHRVPGLEILAKVAAYCNDRNRASRHVNDACDKLYMWALLKNKQILLSEARVLGLGPRFMSIYVQKLGIERRIHYDEVEGLMVEWLEATSSLVLNLHPNRRSVRRGSPGRWRPLEDVALIVSPCNLNSDITRSFNQHADSSAGNSVNVSNSGSSEVEIDPSFFPLTAHMLSTIPVALHAIGGDNGPLDIGVRLYMSSYFW, encoded by the exons CACTGGGTAACTCAGCAAATCAATTGTCTAGTGAAGCATTAGAGCACATGGGCAATGGTAAAGAAAGTAATCATGTGACCACATCCCTGAGGCAACATAAATTGGAAACACGTCCTCTGGATGAACATGGATTTTCCAATGCATCTAATGTTGCTTTTAATTCCATGCCTCCGATGCATATTAATGGACAAGCCAATTTAGAGGATATGCAAAGTGCACAAAATCGGATTTCACACCCATCTGATCCTTGTGGGAAAATGTTTTCAAAATCATGTTTCGAGCCCGTGATTTGTGAAGGGTCATGCAAGGGCTTTCCTTCTCAACATCTGATGGAGGGTTATGCCCAAAAGAAGTTTTTTTCTCCGCACTGGTCTTTAGAGGCTGTTAACGATGCTTTAGAG AAAGGAGATGTTTTTAAAGCTTTATTTCGTGTCAATGCACACAACAGACTTGAG GCTTATTGCAGAATTGAGGGAGTACCAACAGATGTACTTGTTAGTGGAATTGCTGCCCAGAATAGAGCT GTGGAAGGTGATATTGTAGCAATCAAGGTTGATCTTTTGTCATTATGGACAAAAATGAAAGGCTCAATGGCTAGTTGTAACAATTCTGTAATGGTAGAGGATAAGAACTTGCCATCAGAATGTAATAATATGGCTGGTGACACTTGCAAAGGTAAAGCGAAGATAAATGTGGATTCTGATAATACATATCCTGGTAGCTGTCTGCTCCCTGAGATGGAGCTGAACTCTGAAAGAGTTACTTCTCTAGAGGAACCTAATCAGTCAGAGACATTTGGACCATCCACTTATGATCGTGATGATGGATGTCGCTCCTCCGCATTAGGTTCTTCACATGTGGGTTCCTCCAGTGAACTGAATCATGCTAGAAATGCAATAGAAAAGATGTGTGCTGTAATTAGTTTATACCCTTCAAAACGGCCAACAGGCAAGGTTTTAGCTGTTATTGAGAGGTCTCATCTTCGGGATACTGTCATTGGTTTTCTTAATGTTAAGCAATGGATCTCACGCCAGGAAATTCTCAGGAAAGATGCTAAGAAGAACAGAAGTTCATTAGCATTTACTGACAAAGAGTATATCCAATTGACACCAACTGATCCCAAATTTCCAAAAATGAATGTTCTTGTGCAATCCTTACCTGAATGCTTAAAAGAAAGGTTGGAGAATAGTGACATGAATATTGAAAAGGAGTTGGTTGCTGCAAGAATTGACATTTGGGGTGAAGAAAGCCTTTTACCTCTGGCCTGCATTTTGCATACTTTTGGGCGAGGTGGTGAATTGGAGTCTCAACTTAGTGCTATTTTATTTGAAAATGCTATTTGTTCATCCAAATTTTCTCCTCAATCACTCGCATGTCTTCCACATCTTCCTTGGGAGGTGCCACTTGAAGAATTTCAAAGTAGAAGGGATCTTAGAAATTTGTGCATATTCACTATTGACCCTTCCACCGCCACTGACTTGGATGATGCTCTGTCAATCGAAAGATTACCCAATGGCATTTTAAGAGTAGGCATCCACATTGCTGATGTGTCATATTTTGTCTTAGCTGACACAGAATTAGATAAAGAAGCTCAACTCCGTTCAACCAGTgtttatatgttaaaaaaaaagaTACCCATGCTTCCTCCTTTGCTTTCAGAGAATTTAGGTTCCCTTCACGCAGGTGTAGATAGACTTGCATTTTCTATTTTCTTGGACATCAACTTGGCTGGGGATGTTGTAGATCGGTGGATTGGTCGGACAGTGATAAATTCATGTTGCAAACTTTCCTATGAACATGCACAGGAAATTATTGATGGGTCGATGGATACTGGGAGTTTTATTTTTTCAGGAAATAGTTCCCCTCAGTTGCATGGCTATTTTGAATGGCTTGATGTAATTAACTCCATCAAAGACCTTCATGAACTTTCAAAAAAATTGAGGGAAAGGAGGTACGGCAGTGGGGCTCTAGGCCTAGAAAGCTCCAAAGTTGTTTTCCTATTTGATgaatatggaaatccggatgatTGTATGTTGTCTGGACGGAAGGCTTCTAACTTTCTTGTTGAAGAGTTCATGCTTATGGCAAATATGACTGCTGCTGAAGTTATTTCTAGGGCCTTTCCTGATGGTGCGCTACTGAGGAGGCATCCTGAACCTAACATGCGGAAACTCAAAGAGTTTGAAGCATTTTGCTGCAGACATGGTTTAGAGTTGGATACTTCTTCTGGCCAGTTCAATCTGTCATTGCAGAGGATCAGGGAAAAACTCAAGGATGATTCGACTCTCTTTGAAATTCTTATGAACTATGCTTCTAGACCAATGCAACTGGCAACTTATTTTTGTACTGGGGAGTTTAAAGACAATGAAAATGATTGGGGGCATTATGCTCTGGCTGTTCCCCTTTATACTCATTTTACTTCTCCTCTACGTCGGTATCCTGATATTATTGTTCATCGGACACTTGCTGCAGTTATAGATGCTGAAGAGTTGTACCTGAAACATCAAAGAACATTGAATAAACTTCAGGAGGGGCAGGCAGTGATGAGAAAGTGTTTCACCGGTATCAATTTTGAAAAAGACACTGCCGAATCCTGGGATGTTAGGGAAGCATTGTCTGCAGCAGCACTAAAGCATAGGGTTCCAGGCTTGGAAATACTGGCTAAAGTTGCTGCGTACTGCAATGATAGAAATCGGGCTAGTAGACATGTTAACGATGCCTGTGATAAGCTGTATATGTGGGCTCTGCTGAAGAATAAACAG ATATTATTATCAGAAGCTAGAGTTTTGGGTTTGGGACCTAGATTCATGTCCATATACGTTCAGAAGTTGGGT ATTGAACGTCGAATACATTATGATGAAGTTGAAGGCTTGATGGTTGAGTGGCTTGAAGCTACATCCTCGTTGGTGCTTAATTTACATCCTAACAGACGGTCCGTCCGGAGAGGCAGCCCTGGTAGGTGGAGGCCACTTGAAGATGTCGCATTGATTGTTAGTCCATGTAACCTGAATTCTGACATTACAAGGAGTTTTAACCAGCATGCTGACTCATCTGCTGGGAATTCAGTTAACGTATCAAACTCAGGCTCTTCAGAAGTTGAAATCGACCCTTCCTTTTTCCCCCTTACAGCTCATATGCTTTCAACAATCCCTGTAGCACTTCATGCTATTGGTGGGGACAATGGACCCCTTGATATTGGGGTGAGGCTGTACATGAGTTCATATTTCTGGTGA
- the LOC133804611 gene encoding DIS3-like exonuclease 2 isoform X3 has translation MGNGKESNHVTTSLRQHKLETRPLDEHGFSNASNVAFNSMPPMHINGQANLEDMQSAQNRISHPSDPCGKMFSKSCFEPVICEGSCKGFPSQHLMEGYAQKKFFSPHWSLEAVNDALEKGDVFKALFRVNAHNRLEAYCRIEGVPTDVLVSGIAAQNRAVEGDIVAIKVDLLSLWTKMKGSMASCNNSVMVEDKNLPSECNNMAGDTCKGKAKINVDSDNTYPGSCLLPEMELNSERVTSLEEPNQSETFGPSTYDRDDGCRSSALGSSHVGSSSELNHARNAIEKMCAVISLYPSKRPTGKVLAVIERSHLRDTVIGFLNVKQWISRQEILRKDAKKNRSSLAFTDKEYIQLTPTDPKFPKMNVLVQSLPECLKERLENSDMNIEKELVAARIDIWGEESLLPLACILHTFGRGGELESQLSAILFENAICSSKFSPQSLACLPHLPWEVPLEEFQSRRDLRNLCIFTIDPSTATDLDDALSIERLPNGILRVGIHIADVSYFVLADTELDKEAQLRSTSVYMLKKKIPMLPPLLSENLGSLHAGVDRLAFSIFLDINLAGDVVDRWIGRTVINSCCKLSYEHAQEIIDGSMDTGSFIFSGNSSPQLHGYFEWLDVINSIKDLHELSKKLRERRYGSGALGLESSKVVFLFDEYGNPDDCMLSGRKASNFLVEEFMLMANMTAAEVISRAFPDGALLRRHPEPNMRKLKEFEAFCCRHGLELDTSSGQFNLSLQRIREKLKDDSTLFEILMNYASRPMQLATYFCTGEFKDNENDWGHYALAVPLYTHFTSPLRRYPDIIVHRTLAAVIDAEELYLKHQRTLNKLQEGQAVMRKCFTGINFEKDTAESWDVREALSAAALKHRVPGLEILAKVAAYCNDRNRASRHVNDACDKLYMWALLKNKQILLSEARVLGLGPRFMSIYVQKLGIERRIHYDEVEGLMVEWLEATSSLVLNLHPNRRSVRRGSPGRWRPLEDVALIVSPCNLNSDITRSFNQHADSSAGNSVNVSNSGSSEVEIDPSFFPLTAHMLSTIPVALHAIGGDNGPLDIGVRLYMSSYFW, from the exons ATGGGCAATGGTAAAGAAAGTAATCATGTGACCACATCCCTGAGGCAACATAAATTGGAAACACGTCCTCTGGATGAACATGGATTTTCCAATGCATCTAATGTTGCTTTTAATTCCATGCCTCCGATGCATATTAATGGACAAGCCAATTTAGAGGATATGCAAAGTGCACAAAATCGGATTTCACACCCATCTGATCCTTGTGGGAAAATGTTTTCAAAATCATGTTTCGAGCCCGTGATTTGTGAAGGGTCATGCAAGGGCTTTCCTTCTCAACATCTGATGGAGGGTTATGCCCAAAAGAAGTTTTTTTCTCCGCACTGGTCTTTAGAGGCTGTTAACGATGCTTTAGAG AAAGGAGATGTTTTTAAAGCTTTATTTCGTGTCAATGCACACAACAGACTTGAG GCTTATTGCAGAATTGAGGGAGTACCAACAGATGTACTTGTTAGTGGAATTGCTGCCCAGAATAGAGCT GTGGAAGGTGATATTGTAGCAATCAAGGTTGATCTTTTGTCATTATGGACAAAAATGAAAGGCTCAATGGCTAGTTGTAACAATTCTGTAATGGTAGAGGATAAGAACTTGCCATCAGAATGTAATAATATGGCTGGTGACACTTGCAAAGGTAAAGCGAAGATAAATGTGGATTCTGATAATACATATCCTGGTAGCTGTCTGCTCCCTGAGATGGAGCTGAACTCTGAAAGAGTTACTTCTCTAGAGGAACCTAATCAGTCAGAGACATTTGGACCATCCACTTATGATCGTGATGATGGATGTCGCTCCTCCGCATTAGGTTCTTCACATGTGGGTTCCTCCAGTGAACTGAATCATGCTAGAAATGCAATAGAAAAGATGTGTGCTGTAATTAGTTTATACCCTTCAAAACGGCCAACAGGCAAGGTTTTAGCTGTTATTGAGAGGTCTCATCTTCGGGATACTGTCATTGGTTTTCTTAATGTTAAGCAATGGATCTCACGCCAGGAAATTCTCAGGAAAGATGCTAAGAAGAACAGAAGTTCATTAGCATTTACTGACAAAGAGTATATCCAATTGACACCAACTGATCCCAAATTTCCAAAAATGAATGTTCTTGTGCAATCCTTACCTGAATGCTTAAAAGAAAGGTTGGAGAATAGTGACATGAATATTGAAAAGGAGTTGGTTGCTGCAAGAATTGACATTTGGGGTGAAGAAAGCCTTTTACCTCTGGCCTGCATTTTGCATACTTTTGGGCGAGGTGGTGAATTGGAGTCTCAACTTAGTGCTATTTTATTTGAAAATGCTATTTGTTCATCCAAATTTTCTCCTCAATCACTCGCATGTCTTCCACATCTTCCTTGGGAGGTGCCACTTGAAGAATTTCAAAGTAGAAGGGATCTTAGAAATTTGTGCATATTCACTATTGACCCTTCCACCGCCACTGACTTGGATGATGCTCTGTCAATCGAAAGATTACCCAATGGCATTTTAAGAGTAGGCATCCACATTGCTGATGTGTCATATTTTGTCTTAGCTGACACAGAATTAGATAAAGAAGCTCAACTCCGTTCAACCAGTgtttatatgttaaaaaaaaagaTACCCATGCTTCCTCCTTTGCTTTCAGAGAATTTAGGTTCCCTTCACGCAGGTGTAGATAGACTTGCATTTTCTATTTTCTTGGACATCAACTTGGCTGGGGATGTTGTAGATCGGTGGATTGGTCGGACAGTGATAAATTCATGTTGCAAACTTTCCTATGAACATGCACAGGAAATTATTGATGGGTCGATGGATACTGGGAGTTTTATTTTTTCAGGAAATAGTTCCCCTCAGTTGCATGGCTATTTTGAATGGCTTGATGTAATTAACTCCATCAAAGACCTTCATGAACTTTCAAAAAAATTGAGGGAAAGGAGGTACGGCAGTGGGGCTCTAGGCCTAGAAAGCTCCAAAGTTGTTTTCCTATTTGATgaatatggaaatccggatgatTGTATGTTGTCTGGACGGAAGGCTTCTAACTTTCTTGTTGAAGAGTTCATGCTTATGGCAAATATGACTGCTGCTGAAGTTATTTCTAGGGCCTTTCCTGATGGTGCGCTACTGAGGAGGCATCCTGAACCTAACATGCGGAAACTCAAAGAGTTTGAAGCATTTTGCTGCAGACATGGTTTAGAGTTGGATACTTCTTCTGGCCAGTTCAATCTGTCATTGCAGAGGATCAGGGAAAAACTCAAGGATGATTCGACTCTCTTTGAAATTCTTATGAACTATGCTTCTAGACCAATGCAACTGGCAACTTATTTTTGTACTGGGGAGTTTAAAGACAATGAAAATGATTGGGGGCATTATGCTCTGGCTGTTCCCCTTTATACTCATTTTACTTCTCCTCTACGTCGGTATCCTGATATTATTGTTCATCGGACACTTGCTGCAGTTATAGATGCTGAAGAGTTGTACCTGAAACATCAAAGAACATTGAATAAACTTCAGGAGGGGCAGGCAGTGATGAGAAAGTGTTTCACCGGTATCAATTTTGAAAAAGACACTGCCGAATCCTGGGATGTTAGGGAAGCATTGTCTGCAGCAGCACTAAAGCATAGGGTTCCAGGCTTGGAAATACTGGCTAAAGTTGCTGCGTACTGCAATGATAGAAATCGGGCTAGTAGACATGTTAACGATGCCTGTGATAAGCTGTATATGTGGGCTCTGCTGAAGAATAAACAG ATATTATTATCAGAAGCTAGAGTTTTGGGTTTGGGACCTAGATTCATGTCCATATACGTTCAGAAGTTGGGT ATTGAACGTCGAATACATTATGATGAAGTTGAAGGCTTGATGGTTGAGTGGCTTGAAGCTACATCCTCGTTGGTGCTTAATTTACATCCTAACAGACGGTCCGTCCGGAGAGGCAGCCCTGGTAGGTGGAGGCCACTTGAAGATGTCGCATTGATTGTTAGTCCATGTAACCTGAATTCTGACATTACAAGGAGTTTTAACCAGCATGCTGACTCATCTGCTGGGAATTCAGTTAACGTATCAAACTCAGGCTCTTCAGAAGTTGAAATCGACCCTTCCTTTTTCCCCCTTACAGCTCATATGCTTTCAACAATCCCTGTAGCACTTCATGCTATTGGTGGGGACAATGGACCCCTTGATATTGGGGTGAGGCTGTACATGAGTTCATATTTCTGGTGA